In one window of Haloprofundus halophilus DNA:
- a CDS encoding DUF5811 family protein: MNGNTPFAGVPDAVDTDQPSLSTELTGDERQQLRRAVASIVAQTREYLPDGYAIGSELSYDSNGPRATVAVHPPAGHAVSAGFTPDVDDLESGLDDDDRREVARGLAASAAMQAMAAVGDGMTPTAR, translated from the coding sequence ATGAACGGAAACACCCCCTTTGCGGGCGTTCCGGACGCCGTCGACACCGACCAGCCGAGCCTGTCGACGGAGCTTACCGGCGACGAGCGCCAACAGCTCCGCCGAGCGGTCGCCAGCATCGTCGCCCAGACCCGCGAGTATCTCCCCGACGGCTACGCTATCGGCTCCGAGCTCTCCTACGACTCGAACGGTCCGCGAGCGACCGTCGCCGTCCACCCCCCGGCGGGCCACGCCGTCAGCGCCGGATTCACCCCCGACGTCGACGACCTCGAATCCGGCCTCGACGACGACGACCGCCGCGAGGTCGCCCGCGGACTCGCCGCGAGCGCCGCGATGCAGGCGATGGCCGCCGTCGGCGACGGCATGACGCCGACAGCGCGATAA
- the pan2 gene encoding proteasome-activating nucleotidase Pan2, which translates to MSRSPSLPDRPRLDLDPEMSDAERLAAMQKHFARIVQVNEELDERLTEADDRMGDLQSEVDQLKRRNDTLKKASLYLASVEEVTGDGVVIKQHGNNQEVLTEVSPQLENRLEAGDRVAINDSFAVQRILDDETDARAQAMEVDESPDVAYDDIGGIEEQIREVKEAVEDPLASPELFEEVGVDPPSGVLLYGPPGTGKTMLAKAVANQTDATFIKMAGSELVQKFIGEGARLVRDLFSLAAEREPAVIFIDEIDAVASKRTDSKTSGDAEVQRTMMQLLSEMDGFEERGDIRIIAATNRFDMLDEAILRPGRFDRLIEVPKPNEEGRRRILEIHTSRMNVADDVDLEALADDLDGFSGADIASLTTEAGMFAIRDERTEVRMEDFEDAREKLVETDDDPVGEFTDYQY; encoded by the coding sequence ATGTCTCGGAGTCCCTCGCTCCCCGACCGCCCCCGGCTCGACCTCGACCCAGAGATGTCGGACGCCGAGCGGCTCGCCGCGATGCAGAAACACTTCGCACGCATCGTCCAGGTCAACGAGGAGTTAGACGAACGGTTGACAGAAGCCGACGACCGGATGGGCGACCTCCAGTCGGAGGTCGACCAGTTGAAACGCCGCAACGACACCCTGAAGAAGGCGTCTCTGTACCTCGCGTCCGTCGAGGAGGTGACCGGCGACGGCGTCGTCATCAAACAGCACGGCAACAACCAGGAGGTGCTGACCGAGGTGTCGCCGCAACTGGAGAACAGACTGGAGGCGGGCGACCGCGTCGCCATCAACGACTCCTTCGCCGTCCAGCGAATCCTCGACGACGAGACCGACGCCCGAGCGCAGGCGATGGAGGTCGACGAGTCGCCCGACGTCGCCTACGACGACATCGGCGGCATCGAGGAGCAGATTCGGGAGGTCAAAGAGGCCGTCGAGGACCCGCTGGCCTCGCCGGAACTGTTCGAGGAGGTCGGCGTCGACCCGCCGTCCGGCGTGCTCCTCTACGGCCCGCCGGGCACCGGCAAGACGATGCTCGCCAAAGCCGTCGCCAACCAGACCGACGCCACCTTCATCAAGATGGCCGGCTCCGAACTCGTCCAGAAGTTCATCGGCGAGGGGGCGCGACTGGTCCGCGACCTGTTCTCCCTGGCCGCCGAGCGCGAACCCGCCGTCATCTTCATCGACGAGATAGACGCCGTCGCCTCGAAACGGACGGACTCGAAGACCTCCGGCGACGCCGAGGTCCAGCGGACGATGATGCAGTTGCTCAGCGAGATGGACGGCTTCGAGGAGCGCGGCGACATCCGCATCATCGCGGCGACGAACCGCTTCGACATGCTCGACGAGGCCATCCTCCGACCGGGGCGGTTCGACCGCCTCATCGAGGTGCCGAAACCGAACGAGGAGGGCCGTCGGCGCATCCTCGAAATCCACACGAGTCGGATGAACGTCGCCGACGACGTGGACCTCGAAGCGCTCGCCGACGACCTCGACGGGTTCAGCGGCGCGGACATCGCCAGCCTCACCACCGAGGCGGGGATGTTCGCCATCCGCGACGAGCGCACCGAAGTGAGAATGGAGGACTTCGAGGACGCCCGCGAGAAACTCGTCGAGACCGACGACGACCCGGTCGGCGAGTTCACCGACTACCAGTACTAA
- the eif1A gene encoding translation initiation factor eIF-1A, with translation MSEETGRRNLRMPNDDELFAVVTEHNGGNHVRVRCNDGKERMGRIPGRMKYRTWINEGDVVLVEPWDWQDEKANIEWRYTDQDAEQLRQEGHIQ, from the coding sequence ATGAGCGAAGAAACCGGGCGTAGAAACCTTCGAATGCCCAACGACGACGAGCTGTTCGCGGTCGTCACCGAGCACAACGGTGGCAACCACGTCCGCGTCCGCTGCAACGACGGCAAAGAGCGCATGGGCCGGATTCCCGGCCGCATGAAGTACCGCACGTGGATCAACGAGGGCGATGTCGTCCTCGTCGAACCGTGGGACTGGCAGGACGAGAAGGCCAACATCGAGTGGCGCTACACCGACCAGGACGCCGAGCAGCTCCGCCAAGAAGGCCACATCCAGTAA
- a CDS encoding HpcH/HpaI aldolase/citrate lyase family protein, producing MPDVTLRRSQLATPGSDPKMIERAPDSGADEAFLDLEDSVAPNEKIDSRRNVVEGLVDYDWSETRPCFRMNGVDTQWWYDDVIEVVGEAGEYLDSIMVPMVHDPATVRTVENLLAQVEANNGLPVGEIGLQTQIESAEGMNNAPEIAAASERIESLVFGPGDYTASVGAAGLTIGSGENYPGHYWHYQLARLAHAAKAQGLQLIDGPFADIEDTEGFRDSCRHASLLGCDGKWAIHPSQIEPANEVFAPDTEEAEKARRIVDAYETATSEGRGAVSVDGEMVDEATNKMAKNVVARAEQAGVL from the coding sequence ATGCCCGACGTCACGCTGCGCCGGAGCCAACTGGCGACGCCCGGCAGCGACCCGAAGATGATAGAGCGAGCGCCCGATTCGGGGGCCGACGAGGCGTTTCTGGACCTCGAAGACTCGGTCGCGCCGAACGAGAAGATAGACTCGCGCCGAAACGTCGTCGAGGGCCTCGTCGACTACGACTGGAGCGAGACGCGCCCGTGCTTCCGGATGAACGGCGTCGACACCCAGTGGTGGTACGACGACGTGATCGAGGTCGTCGGCGAAGCGGGCGAGTACCTCGACAGCATCATGGTGCCGATGGTCCACGACCCGGCCACGGTCAGAACGGTCGAGAACCTGCTCGCGCAGGTCGAGGCGAACAACGGCCTCCCGGTGGGCGAAATCGGGCTGCAGACCCAGATCGAGAGCGCCGAGGGGATGAACAACGCCCCCGAAATCGCCGCCGCGAGTGAGCGAATCGAGTCGCTCGTGTTCGGTCCCGGCGACTACACCGCCAGCGTCGGCGCGGCCGGACTCACCATCGGCAGCGGTGAGAACTACCCGGGCCACTACTGGCACTACCAGCTGGCTCGACTCGCCCACGCCGCGAAGGCGCAGGGGCTCCAGCTCATCGACGGGCCGTTCGCCGACATCGAGGACACCGAGGGATTCCGCGACTCCTGTCGGCACGCGAGTCTGCTCGGCTGCGACGGCAAGTGGGCAATCCACCCGAGCCAAATCGAGCCGGCCAACGAGGTGTTCGCTCCCGACACCGAGGAGGCCGAGAAGGCGCGGCGCATCGTCGACGCCTACGAGACGGCGACCAGCGAGGGCCGCGGCGCGGTCTCCGTCGACGGCGAGATGGTCGACGAGGCGACGAACAAGATGGCGAAGAACGTCGTCGCTCGCGCCGAGCAGGCGGGCGTGCTCTAG
- a CDS encoding PRC-barrel domain-containing protein, translated as MADILAENLSGKAVMGSDGTELGMLYNITMNHKTGALSDLLVTPDEEALGVDTGSFDRDDAGRFRIPVSHVKAVKDYIVVQR; from the coding sequence ATGGCCGACATACTCGCCGAGAACCTCTCGGGCAAAGCCGTCATGGGTTCGGACGGAACCGAACTCGGCATGCTGTACAACATCACGATGAACCACAAGACGGGCGCGCTCTCGGACCTGCTCGTCACCCCCGACGAGGAGGCGCTCGGCGTCGACACGGGGTCGTTCGACCGCGACGACGCGGGTCGCTTCCGAATCCCGGTCAGCCACGTCAAAGCGGTGAAAGATTACATCGTCGTCCAGCGCTAG
- a CDS encoding DUF5812 family protein, translating to MSNDESKEGTFLVTAADDETAVLKDVEDGQVHALASNPGVERHDAVEGVVAPDPPMNVTWQLVEVKSRRPLRIEESDESPTTMARDVAADQPTGELTRRERAGTGEIHVVTVPEETTEQAVADVLDDEEGLLSRAARLGVNRVEIRSSPGVVVVRYMP from the coding sequence ATGAGTAACGACGAATCGAAGGAAGGGACGTTTCTCGTCACCGCCGCCGACGACGAGACGGCCGTGTTGAAAGACGTCGAGGACGGGCAGGTCCACGCGCTGGCGTCGAACCCCGGTGTCGAACGACACGACGCCGTCGAGGGCGTCGTCGCGCCAGACCCGCCGATGAACGTCACGTGGCAACTCGTAGAGGTGAAATCGCGTCGCCCGCTCCGAATCGAGGAGAGCGACGAGTCGCCGACGACGATGGCCCGCGACGTCGCCGCCGACCAGCCGACGGGCGAACTCACCCGCCGCGAACGCGCCGGTACCGGCGAGATCCACGTGGTTACGGTCCCCGAGGAGACGACGGAGCAGGCCGTCGCCGACGTGCTCGACGACGAGGAGGGACTGCTGTCGCGGGCGGCGAGACTCGGCGTGAATCGGGTCGAGATACGCTCGTCGCCCGGCGTCGTCGTCGTCCGGTACATGCCGTGA
- the infB gene encoding translation initiation factor IF-2, which produces MSDTDQPPQAETLRTPIVAVLGHVDHGKTSLLDKIRGSAVSEGEAGAITQHIGATAVPLDTVSAMAGSLVDPDDFDLPGLLFIDTPGHHSFSTLRSRGGALADIAILVVDVNDGFQPQTVEALDILKRTGTPFVVAANKVDTTPGWNPQEGSPIKPSYDGQSDRARQMLDTNLYEIIGQLSDEGLSADLYWRVQNFQNNVGVIPVSAMTGEGIPDLLAVLMGLSQRYMKAEMAVDIAGPGAGTVLEVKEERGFGATLDVVLYDGTVREGDTIVVGGTNGPIVTEIRALLQPQPLAEIRTEKRFERVDEVKAAAGVKIAAPDLDEAMAGAPVRVVRSRDVDDVIQDVQAELAEIEVSTEEEGVVVKADTLGSLEAMANALKEAEIPILRAEVGDVAPRDVAVAGTAREDEHKVILAFNVDVLPNADDELDHSNVQLFDDDVIYQLIEEYEAFVDERKRAQQETVLDKIVRPARFRILQDHVFRQNDPAVVGVEIMSGTLKNNMRVVKFDGDKPTRVGQLSGIQEQGEDVKQVRAGNRVSVAIDGPTVGRQIDEGDELWVELPEKHAKILEQELSSEIPGDELEALQGYLDKHRRRDPFWGK; this is translated from the coding sequence ATGTCAGATACGGACCAGCCACCACAAGCCGAGACGCTTCGCACACCCATCGTCGCCGTTCTGGGTCACGTCGACCACGGGAAAACCAGCCTCCTCGACAAGATTCGCGGGTCGGCCGTCAGCGAGGGCGAGGCCGGGGCGATCACCCAACACATCGGGGCCACCGCCGTGCCGCTCGACACCGTGTCGGCGATGGCCGGCAGCCTCGTCGACCCCGACGACTTCGATTTGCCCGGCTTGCTGTTCATCGACACGCCGGGGCACCACTCCTTCTCGACGCTTCGCTCGCGCGGCGGCGCGCTCGCCGACATCGCCATCCTCGTCGTCGACGTGAACGACGGCTTCCAACCGCAGACCGTCGAGGCGCTCGACATCCTCAAGCGGACGGGGACGCCGTTCGTCGTCGCCGCCAACAAAGTCGACACCACGCCGGGGTGGAACCCGCAGGAGGGGTCGCCCATCAAGCCGTCGTACGACGGTCAGAGCGACCGCGCGCGACAGATGCTCGACACCAACCTCTACGAGATAATCGGCCAACTCTCCGACGAAGGGCTGTCGGCGGACCTCTACTGGCGCGTCCAGAACTTCCAGAACAACGTCGGCGTCATCCCCGTCTCGGCGATGACCGGCGAGGGGATTCCCGACCTGCTCGCCGTCCTGATGGGCCTCTCCCAGCGGTACATGAAAGCCGAGATGGCCGTCGACATCGCCGGTCCCGGCGCGGGGACGGTGCTCGAAGTCAAGGAGGAGCGAGGCTTCGGCGCGACGCTCGACGTGGTGCTGTACGACGGCACCGTCCGCGAGGGCGACACCATCGTCGTCGGCGGCACCAACGGCCCCATCGTCACTGAGATTCGTGCGCTGTTGCAACCGCAACCGCTCGCCGAGATTCGCACCGAGAAACGCTTCGAGCGCGTCGACGAAGTGAAGGCCGCGGCGGGTGTGAAGATCGCCGCCCCCGACCTCGACGAGGCGATGGCGGGCGCCCCGGTGCGCGTCGTCAGAAGCCGCGACGTCGACGACGTGATTCAGGACGTCCAGGCCGAACTCGCCGAGATAGAGGTCAGCACCGAAGAGGAGGGCGTCGTCGTGAAAGCCGACACCCTCGGTAGTCTGGAGGCGATGGCGAACGCGCTGAAAGAGGCCGAGATTCCCATTCTGCGCGCGGAAGTCGGCGACGTGGCCCCGCGCGACGTGGCCGTCGCCGGAACCGCCCGCGAGGACGAACACAAGGTCATCCTCGCGTTCAACGTCGACGTGCTGCCGAACGCCGACGACGAACTCGACCACAGTAACGTGCAACTGTTCGACGACGACGTCATCTACCAACTCATCGAGGAGTACGAGGCGTTCGTCGACGAGCGCAAGCGCGCCCAGCAGGAGACGGTGCTCGACAAGATCGTCCGCCCGGCGCGCTTCCGCATCCTCCAGGACCACGTGTTCCGTCAGAACGACCCCGCCGTCGTCGGCGTCGAGATAATGTCCGGCACCCTGAAGAACAACATGCGCGTCGTGAAGTTCGACGGCGACAAGCCGACGCGAGTCGGCCAACTCTCCGGCATCCAAGAGCAGGGCGAGGACGTCAAACAGGTCCGCGCGGGCAACCGCGTCAGCGTCGCCATCGACGGCCCGACGGTCGGCCGCCAGATAGACGAGGGCGACGAACTGTGGGTCGAACTCCCCGAGAAACACGCGAAGATTCTCGAACAGGAACTGTCGAGCGAGATTCCGGGCGACGAGTTGGAGGCGCTACAGGGGTACCTCGACAAACACCGCCGGCGCGACCCGTTCTGGGGGAAGTAG
- a CDS encoding glucose-6-phosphate isomerase: protein MYVDLGNVLDSTPGLSREQLERLDERVADAHERIERGRADAEHGYAALNLPETTDPDEIRTAVEPFGDAEAVLTVGIGGSALGAATVSEALGGDVEAHFLDNVDPEATTALLDSLPLDETAVNVVSRSGTTAETLANFLVVRDAMESAGVDWTDRTFVTTGEEGNLRELAEKHDLPALKVPDGVPGRFSALSTVGLACAAIQGHDLDAILAGAGDEADRLSGSLFDSPAYAYGAAAYALDRRGATVNAMMPYAESLEYFAEWFAQLWAESLGKEGVGQTPARALGATDQHSQLQLYRAGRHDKLVTLVRPREREDRPIPETELEGLSYLGGSTLGELLDAEFEATEASLAAAGQPNVRVELDRVDERGVGELLYGMEAACVLYGELENVSTFTQPAVEWGKRAARGLLGGGDFEEADAVSDKTRLEIE from the coding sequence ATGTACGTCGACCTCGGCAACGTCCTCGATTCGACGCCCGGACTGAGCCGCGAGCAGTTGGAGCGCCTCGACGAGCGCGTCGCCGACGCCCACGAGCGCATCGAGCGGGGCCGTGCCGACGCCGAACACGGCTACGCGGCGCTGAATCTCCCGGAGACGACCGACCCCGACGAGATTCGTACCGCGGTCGAACCGTTCGGCGACGCAGAGGCCGTCCTCACCGTCGGCATCGGCGGCAGCGCCCTCGGCGCAGCAACGGTGTCGGAGGCGCTCGGCGGCGACGTCGAGGCGCACTTCCTCGACAACGTCGACCCGGAGGCGACGACGGCGCTGTTGGACTCCCTGCCGCTGGACGAAACGGCGGTGAACGTCGTCTCTCGCTCCGGCACGACGGCCGAGACGCTGGCGAACTTCCTCGTCGTCCGCGACGCGATGGAGTCGGCGGGCGTCGACTGGACCGACCGGACGTTCGTCACCACGGGCGAGGAAGGCAACCTCCGCGAGTTGGCCGAGAAACACGACCTGCCCGCACTGAAGGTGCCCGACGGCGTTCCGGGCCGGTTCTCGGCGCTCTCCACCGTGGGCCTCGCCTGCGCGGCGATTCAGGGCCACGACCTCGACGCGATTCTCGCTGGCGCGGGCGACGAAGCCGACCGACTCTCGGGGTCGCTGTTCGATTCTCCCGCGTACGCCTACGGCGCGGCCGCCTACGCGCTCGACCGCCGCGGCGCGACGGTCAACGCGATGATGCCCTACGCGGAGTCGTTGGAGTACTTCGCCGAGTGGTTCGCGCAACTGTGGGCCGAGAGCCTGGGCAAGGAGGGCGTCGGCCAGACGCCAGCGCGCGCGCTCGGCGCGACCGACCAGCACTCGCAACTCCAACTGTATCGGGCGGGACGTCACGACAAACTGGTCACGCTCGTCCGTCCGCGCGAACGCGAGGACCGGCCGATTCCCGAGACCGAGTTGGAGGGGCTGTCGTACCTCGGCGGCTCGACGCTCGGCGAACTGCTCGACGCGGAGTTCGAGGCGACGGAGGCGAGTCTCGCCGCGGCGGGCCAGCCCAACGTCCGAGTCGAACTCGACCGCGTCGACGAGCGAGGCGTCGGCGAGTTGCTCTACGGGATGGAGGCCGCCTGCGTGCTGTACGGCGAACTGGAGAACGTCTCGACGTTCACCCAGCCCGCCGTCGAGTGGGGCAAGCGCGCCGCTCGCGGACTGCTGGGCGGCGGCGACTTCGAGGAGGCCGACGCGGTGAGCGACAAGACGCGACTGGAAATCGAGTAG
- a CDS encoding NOB1 family endonuclease gives MQVLDSSAFIHEYHTDEQTASIPDVQAELEGEHAFRFDAMEGAGMHIHIPAEGAVETIGRAATETGDADVLSETDMRLLATSFELDATLVTDDYAMQNVAEHLGVSVKVIARDGIDEQRNWRFQCAGCGREFDEKHDRCPICGSDLTRKNPA, from the coding sequence ATGCAAGTCCTCGATTCTTCGGCGTTCATCCACGAGTACCACACCGACGAGCAGACCGCTTCGATTCCCGACGTCCAGGCCGAGTTAGAGGGCGAACACGCCTTCCGCTTCGACGCGATGGAGGGCGCGGGGATGCACATCCACATCCCCGCGGAGGGTGCCGTCGAGACGATCGGCCGCGCCGCCACCGAGACCGGCGACGCCGACGTGCTCTCGGAAACCGACATGCGGCTGCTCGCCACCTCTTTCGAGCTCGACGCGACGCTCGTCACCGACGATTACGCGATGCAGAACGTCGCCGAACACCTCGGCGTCTCGGTGAAGGTCATCGCCCGCGACGGCATCGACGAACAGCGCAACTGGCGGTTCCAGTGCGCCGGCTGCGGCCGCGAGTTCGACGAGAAACACGACCGCTGTCCCATCTGCGGATCGGACCTCACCCGGAAGAACCCGGCGTAG
- a CDS encoding CPBP family intramembrane glutamic endopeptidase, with amino-acid sequence MQSDPSPQTSRSQTHLQAAANVVFVVAGAFAVGIAVSLVGVLLLQLLGVSTQTPLPRAVLASLQYVGFGIAAYLYLSRRNEWHIVRWRVPGLRDFGWMVGGLVILVSALVGVSVVIQQLGIQVAANQVITTGQQNPVYFLYMIPVTMLFVGPMEELIFRGIVQEKLRRTYGPAVAVVVASAVFAVAHWLALVGSSGGRVASIAVIFVLGAVLALLYERTENLVVVAVVHGLFNSYQFLGQYAIATGLIPGA; translated from the coding sequence ATGCAGTCAGACCCATCCCCGCAGACCTCTCGATCACAGACGCATCTACAGGCCGCAGCGAACGTCGTCTTCGTCGTCGCCGGTGCGTTCGCCGTGGGTATCGCCGTCTCGCTCGTCGGCGTCTTGTTGCTCCAACTCCTCGGCGTGTCGACGCAGACACCCCTACCACGCGCCGTGCTCGCCTCACTGCAGTACGTCGGGTTCGGCATCGCGGCGTACCTCTACCTGAGCCGACGAAACGAGTGGCACATCGTCCGCTGGCGCGTCCCCGGACTTCGGGATTTCGGGTGGATGGTCGGCGGCCTCGTGATTCTGGTCTCCGCGCTCGTCGGCGTCTCCGTCGTCATCCAGCAACTCGGGATTCAGGTGGCGGCCAACCAGGTCATCACGACCGGCCAGCAGAACCCCGTCTACTTCCTCTACATGATTCCGGTGACGATGCTGTTCGTCGGCCCGATGGAGGAACTCATCTTCCGCGGCATCGTCCAGGAGAAACTCCGCCGCACCTACGGACCGGCCGTCGCCGTCGTCGTCGCCAGCGCCGTCTTCGCCGTCGCCCACTGGCTGGCGCTCGTCGGCAGCAGCGGCGGCAGAGTCGCGAGCATCGCCGTCATCTTCGTCCTCGGGGCGGTGCTCGCGCTGTTGTACGAACGAACGGAGAACCTCGTCGTGGTCGCCGTCGTCCACGGGCTGTTCAACTCCTACCAGTTCCTCGGCCAGTACGCTATCGCGACCGGACTGATTCCCGGCGCGTAG
- the secF gene encoding protein translocase subunit SecF gives MVAFDVPEVDYTRYTNRQLAAVPLAVLALAILVIAVTFATTGAPVALGTEFSGGTEVRLAVDAPDGQAEQVIQRAFDADIESIQSVPSDGTYVVTFGPGTDPAQLEQTVENPPNDAAQQLEIESLSTVSASFAGDSQQLALGGIAVAFVGMSLVVFALFRTFVPSIAVVVSAFSDVVIPVAMMNALGIELSLGTVAALLMLIGYSVDSDILLNDHILRRSGDFYESTYRAMRTGVTMTLTSLAAMVVMTITATLFGIQLLSAIGIILVFGLTADLMNTYLLNLSLLRWYKFEGVKR, from the coding sequence ATGGTCGCATTCGACGTACCGGAGGTCGATTACACCCGGTACACGAATCGCCAACTCGCGGCGGTTCCGCTCGCCGTCCTCGCGCTCGCAATTCTCGTCATCGCGGTCACGTTCGCGACGACAGGCGCGCCCGTGGCGCTCGGAACCGAGTTCTCCGGCGGAACGGAGGTGCGACTCGCCGTCGACGCGCCCGACGGACAGGCCGAACAGGTCATCCAGCGGGCGTTCGACGCGGACATCGAGTCGATTCAGTCCGTCCCCTCCGACGGGACGTACGTCGTCACCTTCGGCCCCGGCACGGACCCCGCGCAGTTGGAACAGACGGTAGAGAACCCGCCGAACGACGCGGCCCAACAGCTCGAAATCGAGAGTTTATCGACGGTGTCTGCGAGCTTCGCCGGCGATTCACAGCAACTCGCGCTCGGCGGCATCGCCGTCGCGTTCGTCGGGATGAGTCTCGTCGTCTTCGCGCTGTTTCGGACGTTCGTCCCCTCCATCGCCGTCGTCGTCTCGGCGTTCTCCGACGTGGTCATCCCGGTGGCGATGATGAACGCACTCGGCATCGAACTGTCGCTCGGGACCGTCGCCGCGCTGTTGATGCTCATCGGGTACAGCGTCGACTCCGACATCCTCCTGAACGACCACATCCTGCGGCGGTCGGGCGACTTCTACGAGTCGACGTACCGCGCGATGCGGACGGGTGTCACGATGACGCTCACGTCGCTGGCGGCGATGGTCGTCATGACTATCACGGCGACGTTGTTCGGCATCCAACTGCTGTCGGCTATCGGCATCATCCTCGTGTTCGGGCTCACCGCCGACCTGATGAACACGTACCTGCTGAACCTGAGTCTGCTTCGCTGGTACAAGTTCGAGGGGGTGAAGCGCTGA
- a CDS encoding pyruvoyl-dependent arginine decarboxylase, producing MSTIRVVSGVATGPTPMSSYDAALAEANIHNYNLVAVSSVVPADADVEYVGTAPDLGPAGERLTVVEARATAAGPGRVSAGLGWTTGPGPGLFYESAGETDAETVRERVTAGLDAGRDLREWTFEEERVEVASAEADSGEYTTALVVAAYGESEPIL from the coding sequence ATGAGCACGATTCGCGTCGTGAGCGGCGTCGCCACGGGCCCGACGCCGATGTCGTCGTACGACGCCGCCCTCGCCGAAGCGAACATCCACAACTACAACCTCGTCGCCGTCTCCTCCGTCGTCCCCGCCGACGCCGACGTGGAGTACGTCGGCACCGCGCCCGACCTCGGCCCGGCCGGTGAACGGCTCACCGTCGTTGAGGCGCGCGCGACCGCCGCCGGACCGGGTCGCGTCTCGGCCGGCCTCGGCTGGACGACCGGGCCCGGACCGGGGCTGTTCTACGAGTCGGCGGGCGAGACCGACGCCGAGACCGTCCGCGAGCGGGTGACGGCCGGTCTCGACGCCGGGCGCGACCTCCGAGAGTGGACGTTCGAGGAGGAACGCGTCGAAGTCGCGTCCGCGGAGGCCGACTCGGGCGAGTACACGACGGCGCTCGTCGTCGCGGCCTACGGGGAGAGCGAACCGATCCTGTAG
- the aceA gene encoding isocitrate lyase, protein MGREFRRKLDEQPYVFAPGLYHALDARLAEMTGHDAAYMSGYSTVLGQFGFPDLEMVSMTEMVENAKRIVDACNIPVVADCDTGYGGVHNVRRAVREYEKAGAAAIHIEDQTTPKRCGHIAGKQIVSREQARARFEAAVDAKQSEDTVIIARTDAYGSANGDWEEHLERGRIYADAGVDIVWPEMPDPSREDAIRYAEEIHETHPDLTLAFNYSSSFAWSEEDDPLTFAELGELGYGYIFITLFGLHSGAHAVYEDFQKLAEDGEEAQFDLESRYLGHPTESHHELSFVDRYQETEMRFDAEARSRIEESAGYSEEQTDPIGTEGGD, encoded by the coding sequence ATGGGCCGCGAGTTCAGGCGCAAATTAGACGAACAGCCGTACGTGTTCGCCCCCGGCCTCTATCACGCCCTCGACGCGCGCCTCGCCGAGATGACCGGCCACGACGCCGCCTACATGAGCGGTTACTCCACAGTGCTCGGCCAGTTCGGCTTCCCCGACCTGGAGATGGTGTCGATGACCGAGATGGTCGAGAACGCGAAGCGTATCGTCGACGCCTGCAACATCCCGGTCGTCGCCGACTGCGACACCGGCTACGGAGGGGTTCACAACGTCCGCCGGGCGGTCCGCGAGTACGAGAAGGCCGGGGCCGCCGCAATCCACATCGAGGACCAGACGACGCCGAAGCGCTGCGGCCACATCGCGGGCAAGCAGATCGTCTCCCGAGAGCAGGCCCGCGCGCGCTTCGAGGCCGCCGTCGACGCCAAGCAGTCCGAGGACACGGTCATCATCGCCCGGACCGACGCGTACGGTTCGGCGAACGGCGACTGGGAGGAACATCTCGAACGCGGGCGCATCTACGCCGACGCCGGCGTCGACATCGTCTGGCCGGAGATGCCGGACCCGAGTCGGGAAGACGCGATTCGCTACGCCGAGGAGATTCACGAGACGCACCCCGACCTGACGCTGGCGTTCAACTACTCCTCGTCGTTCGCGTGGTCCGAGGAGGACGACCCCCTCACGTTCGCCGAACTCGGCGAGTTGGGGTACGGTTACATCTTCATCACGCTGTTCGGCCTCCACTCGGGCGCACACGCCGTCTACGAGGACTTCCAGAAGTTGGCCGAGGACGGCGAGGAGGCGCAGTTCGATCTCGAATCGCGCTACCTCGGGCACCCGACGGAGTCGCACCACGAACTCTCGTTCGTCGACCGGTATCAGGAGACCGAGATGCGCTTCGACGCCGAGGCCCGGTCGCGCATCGAGGAGTCGGCGGGCTACAGCGAGGAACAGACCGACCCCATCGGAACGGAGGGGGGCGATTAG